In Thermococcus camini, a genomic segment contains:
- a CDS encoding Lrp/AsnC family transcriptional regulator yields MADKINGIDIRILKLLSRNARLTYKELAEILGTTRQRISRRMDRLERNGVIKKYTVIPDYDALGYVHVILGITLKPSVNIDEIIPTLVEDENIKIVQRAIGSHSLVVHIVGPKDMKELERIIAEVSRKIPGIDKLDITFVTETVKFEVL; encoded by the coding sequence ATGGCTGATAAAATAAACGGAATCGACATCCGCATTTTAAAGCTTCTCTCAAGGAACGCCCGCCTTACCTATAAGGAGCTCGCCGAGATCCTTGGCACCACCAGACAGAGGATATCCAGGAGGATGGACCGCCTTGAGAGGAACGGCGTCATAAAGAAGTACACCGTCATACCCGACTACGACGCCCTCGGCTACGTCCACGTGATCCTCGGAATAACCCTCAAGCCGTCGGTCAACATCGACGAGATAATCCCCACCCTGGTTGAGGATGAGAACATCAAGATAGTCCAGCGTGCCATCGGCTCCCACAGCCTGGTCGTCCACATAGTTGGACCGAAGGACATGAAGGAGCTCGAGAGAATCATCGCAGAGGTCTCCAGAAAGATACCCGGAATCGACAAGCTCGACATAACCTTCGTGACCGAGACCGTCAAGTTCGAGGTTCTTTGA
- a CDS encoding MazG nucleotide pyrophosphohydrolase domain-containing protein — translation MNEHQEKVDRLVREFGGYWSPFEMLAALVEEVGELADELLKVEGVKGTGGRESLEEEIGDVVFALACIANHYGVDLLTALEKSVKKYRARDKNRWGEPDEDIKG, via the coding sequence GTGAACGAGCACCAGGAAAAAGTTGATAGGCTTGTCAGGGAGTTCGGCGGCTACTGGAGCCCCTTCGAGATGCTAGCGGCGCTGGTGGAGGAGGTCGGCGAGCTGGCGGACGAGCTTCTGAAGGTTGAGGGTGTAAAAGGCACCGGCGGGAGGGAAAGTCTGGAGGAAGAAATTGGCGACGTGGTCTTCGCACTCGCCTGCATCGCGAACCACTACGGTGTCGACCTCCTCACAGCGCTGGAGAAAAGTGTGAAAAAGTACCGGGCCCGCGACAAGAACCGATGGGGAGAACCCGATGAGGACATCAAGGGATAA
- a CDS encoding ArsR/SmtB family transcription factor: MKVRDVLDKLDEKQKKTVMQCFETCSIPDLDRELDIHVDDETMRFLKAISNPLRFRILKLLKDNWMCVCLISKILEQDQTLISHHLRTLKALNLIDERKEGKMHFYRTNREVLEEYLTKVREGLV; encoded by the coding sequence ATGAAGGTGCGTGACGTCCTGGACAAGCTGGACGAGAAGCAGAAGAAGACAGTGATGCAGTGTTTTGAGACATGCAGCATCCCAGACCTCGACAGGGAATTGGACATCCACGTCGATGACGAAACTATGCGGTTCCTCAAGGCGATATCCAACCCCCTGAGGTTCAGGATACTCAAGCTTCTGAAGGACAACTGGATGTGCGTGTGCCTGATATCCAAGATACTCGAGCAGGACCAGACCCTGATCAGCCACCACCTCCGTACCCTTAAGGCCCTAAACCTGATCGATGAGCGCAAGGAGGGCAAGATGCACTTCTACAGAACCAACAGAGAGGTGCTCGAGGAGTATCTCACAAAGGTCCGCGAGGGGCTGGTGTGA
- a CDS encoding Mov34/MPN/PAD-1 family protein — MEVVRIRRELLEYLLELAREFYPNEFAGFLREKDGVFEEVLIAPNPHFGTSSAFFDTWMLPYDESIKGTVHSHPGPSAWPSQADLHFFSKFGGVHLIIAYPFTEDAVRAYSSSGERIRMEIVD; from the coding sequence ATGGAAGTCGTGAGAATAAGGAGGGAGCTGCTCGAATACCTGCTGGAGCTGGCGCGCGAGTTCTACCCGAACGAGTTCGCCGGATTCCTGAGGGAGAAGGACGGGGTTTTCGAGGAAGTCCTCATAGCCCCCAACCCCCACTTCGGCACGAGTTCCGCTTTCTTCGACACCTGGATGCTACCCTATGACGAGAGCATAAAGGGAACCGTTCACTCACATCCCGGCCCGAGCGCCTGGCCCTCACAGGCTGACCTTCACTTCTTCTCGAAGTTCGGGGGCGTTCACCTGATAATAGCGTATCCCTTTACTGAAGACGCCGTTAGAGCATACTCAAGCAGCGGCGAGCGCATCAGGATGGAGATAGTGGACTGA
- a CDS encoding RidA family protein, with protein MKKETVFTERAPRPIGPYSQGVIAEGKFLFVSGQIPIDPETGELVKGPIEEQAKRAIRNLLAVVEAAGGSAKNIAKVTVYLRDMKGYARFNEVYERYFSASRPARAVVEVSNLPKGVAVEIEAIAVL; from the coding sequence ATGAAAAAGGAAACCGTCTTTACCGAGAGGGCCCCCAGGCCGATAGGTCCCTACAGCCAGGGAGTTATCGCCGAGGGGAAGTTTCTCTTCGTCTCAGGGCAGATTCCAATAGACCCTGAGACCGGGGAGCTCGTGAAGGGGCCGATAGAGGAGCAGGCGAAAAGAGCCATCAGAAACCTCCTTGCGGTCGTTGAGGCCGCCGGAGGGAGCGCGAAGAACATCGCCAAGGTAACCGTCTACCTCAGGGACATGAAGGGCTACGCCCGATTCAACGAGGTCTATGAGAGGTATTTCTCGGCCTCCAGACCCGCGAGGGCTGTCGTTGAGGTCTCAAACCTGCCCAAGGGTGTGGCGGTTGAGATAGAGGCCATCGCCGTCCTCTGA
- a CDS encoding DUF2666 family protein has protein sequence MRVEDQIVFTAHHGNWKVADRLLDMDDEKVAHFIASISNTVNAKIPEYLTEVMNVAGIASLAEELAQKNLSDAVVALKSPGTARKLGQLVFEDDKKLRKHLVDVAKALLVREVLSTKVPVDYPEEPLSEVRIVFPYNEDHVNFTAFHLSAEHGKWRAVRRLIIDDKTPMADVARLLAGINESITLKLPVYAGIDVDGIDAWFGEFKKVRKAEIPAVVEKYMHFPAENYAPRPFVEHARVYALRKALEKIGLPLDVPAKSLEKYLEKK, from the coding sequence ATGAGGGTAGAGGATCAGATAGTGTTTACGGCGCATCACGGGAACTGGAAGGTGGCGGACAGACTCCTTGATATGGACGATGAGAAGGTGGCCCACTTCATAGCGAGCATCTCCAACACGGTCAACGCGAAGATACCGGAGTACCTCACGGAGGTCATGAACGTCGCGGGAATAGCAAGCCTCGCCGAGGAGCTGGCGCAGAAGAACCTGAGCGATGCTGTCGTAGCGCTCAAATCCCCGGGAACCGCGAGGAAGCTGGGCCAGCTCGTCTTCGAGGACGACAAGAAGCTCAGGAAGCACCTCGTTGACGTTGCCAAGGCACTCCTAGTCAGGGAGGTTCTCTCCACGAAAGTCCCCGTGGACTACCCCGAAGAGCCGCTGAGCGAGGTCAGGATAGTCTTCCCTTACAACGAGGACCATGTCAACTTTACGGCGTTCCACCTCAGCGCGGAGCACGGCAAGTGGAGAGCTGTTAGGAGGCTCATCATCGACGACAAGACGCCGATGGCGGACGTCGCAAGGCTCCTCGCGGGCATAAACGAGAGCATAACCCTGAAGCTCCCCGTCTATGCCGGCATCGACGTGGATGGGATAGACGCATGGTTCGGGGAGTTCAAGAAGGTTAGAAAGGCCGAAATCCCGGCGGTCGTTGAGAAGTACATGCACTTCCCGGCTGAGAACTACGCCCCCAGGCCGTTCGTTGAGCATGCACGTGTTTACGCCCTGAGGAAGGCCCTGGAGAAGATAGGCCTGCCCCTCGATGTCCCTGCCAAGAGCCTTGAGAAGTACCTGGAGAAGAAGTGA
- the lonB gene encoding ATP-dependent protease LonB, translating into MGDKEKIEEALAPREYGESLELGVDFSTTEEIKVPEKLIDQVIGQEHAVEVIRTAANQKRHVLLIGEPGTGKSMLGQAMAELLPTENLEDILVFPNSEDENMPRIKTVPACQGRRIVEKYREKAKGQESIKSYILLFVMFTVMLALFIDFSATTLLMGLFVVILTIMALSNMRLRNTVLVPKLLVDNCGRTKAPFIDATGAHAGALLGDVRHDPFQSGGLGTPAHERVEPGMIHRAHKGVLFIDEIATLSLKMQQSLLTAMQEKRFPITGQSEMSSGAMVRTEPVPCDFVLVAAGNLDTVDKMHPALRSRIRGYGYEVYMRTTMPDTLENRKKLVQFVAQEVIRDGKIPHFTREAVEEIVREAQKRAGRKGHLTLRLRDLGGIVRAAGDIAIKKGRKYVEREDVIEAIRMAKPLEKQLADWYIERKKEYQVIKAEGKGIGRVNGLAVIGEQSGIVLPIEAVVAPAASKEEGKIIVTGKLGEIAKEAVQNVSAIIKRYKGEDISKYDIHVQFLQTYEGVEGDSASISVATAVISALEEIPIRQDVAMTGSLSVLGEVLPIGGATPKIEAAIEAGIKTVIIPKANEKDVFLSRDKAEKIQIFPVETIDQVLEIALVDNEKKEELLRRIREALPLSL; encoded by the coding sequence ATGGGGGACAAAGAAAAGATTGAAGAGGCCCTGGCCCCCAGGGAGTACGGCGAGAGCCTGGAGCTGGGCGTGGATTTCAGCACCACCGAGGAGATCAAGGTTCCGGAGAAGCTAATAGACCAGGTCATCGGCCAGGAACATGCCGTCGAGGTCATCAGAACTGCAGCGAACCAGAAGAGGCACGTCCTTCTAATCGGAGAGCCCGGAACAGGCAAGTCCATGCTCGGTCAGGCCATGGCGGAGCTTCTCCCGACGGAGAACCTCGAAGACATACTGGTCTTCCCGAACTCAGAAGACGAGAACATGCCCAGGATAAAGACCGTTCCCGCCTGCCAGGGGAGAAGGATAGTCGAGAAGTACCGGGAGAAGGCCAAGGGTCAGGAGAGTATAAAATCGTATATCCTCCTGTTCGTTATGTTCACCGTCATGCTCGCCCTCTTCATAGACTTCAGTGCGACCACGCTCCTTATGGGCCTTTTCGTTGTAATACTCACCATAATGGCGCTCTCCAACATGCGCCTCCGCAATACTGTCCTCGTCCCGAAGCTTCTCGTGGACAACTGCGGCAGAACCAAGGCACCGTTCATCGACGCTACAGGCGCCCATGCCGGAGCGCTCCTCGGTGACGTGCGCCACGACCCGTTCCAGAGCGGCGGTTTAGGAACGCCCGCCCACGAGCGCGTTGAGCCGGGAATGATTCACCGCGCCCATAAAGGGGTGCTGTTCATAGACGAGATAGCGACCCTCTCCCTTAAGATGCAGCAGAGCCTCCTCACCGCCATGCAGGAGAAGAGGTTCCCGATAACCGGCCAGAGCGAGATGTCGAGCGGCGCGATGGTCAGGACCGAGCCGGTCCCATGCGACTTCGTCCTCGTCGCGGCTGGAAACCTCGATACCGTTGACAAGATGCACCCTGCCCTGCGCTCCCGTATAAGGGGCTACGGCTACGAGGTTTACATGCGCACGACGATGCCGGACACCCTGGAGAACAGGAAGAAGCTCGTCCAGTTCGTCGCACAGGAGGTAATCCGCGACGGAAAGATACCCCACTTCACCAGGGAGGCCGTTGAGGAGATAGTGAGGGAAGCGCAAAAACGGGCCGGCAGAAAGGGACACCTTACCCTCCGCCTCCGCGACCTCGGTGGTATCGTTAGGGCCGCTGGAGACATTGCAATCAAGAAGGGCAGGAAGTACGTCGAGAGGGAGGACGTTATAGAGGCCATCAGGATGGCGAAGCCGCTCGAGAAGCAGCTCGCCGACTGGTACATCGAGAGGAAGAAGGAGTACCAGGTCATCAAGGCGGAGGGCAAGGGAATCGGCCGCGTGAACGGTCTCGCCGTCATAGGCGAGCAGAGCGGTATAGTCCTGCCGATAGAGGCGGTCGTCGCCCCCGCCGCCAGCAAGGAGGAGGGCAAGATTATAGTCACCGGAAAGCTGGGCGAGATAGCTAAGGAAGCAGTTCAGAACGTCTCGGCGATAATCAAGCGCTACAAGGGCGAGGACATAAGCAAGTATGATATCCACGTCCAGTTCCTCCAGACCTACGAGGGTGTCGAGGGCGACTCGGCGAGCATAAGCGTGGCCACCGCGGTTATATCCGCGCTGGAGGAGATACCGATAAGGCAGGACGTTGCCATGACGGGCTCGCTCAGCGTCCTCGGTGAGGTGCTCCCCATAGGGGGTGCCACGCCGAAGATAGAAGCAGCTATCGAGGCCGGCATAAAGACCGTCATAATCCCCAAGGCCAACGAGAAGGACGTCTTCCTCAGCAGGGACAAGGCGGAGAAGATACAGATATTCCCGGTCGAGACCATTGACCAGGTCCTCGAGATCGCTCTCGTGGACAACGAGAAGAAGGAAGAACTCCTCAGGCGCATAAGGGAGGCCCTTCCGCTTTCCCTTTGA
- the sufC gene encoding Fe-S cluster assembly ATPase SufC — protein MLKVENLHVSVEGRAILKGLTLEVNPGEFHVVMGPNGSGKSTLALTIAGHPRYSVESGRILFDGEDITGLGPDERAKRGIMLAFQHPHEVEGVRIIEFLQQVLVETKGVDPVEAYDRIVKKAEELWFREEDLHRYVNVGFSGGERKRLELLQALLIEPKLLILDEPDSGVDVDSLSVISRKIEELHQRGTAVLLITHYGRILGHLDREKLRVHVMKDGRIVKTGSGKLVERIESEGFSRIFEEVGE, from the coding sequence ATGCTCAAAGTTGAGAACCTTCACGTCTCGGTAGAGGGCAGGGCCATACTCAAAGGCCTCACCCTTGAGGTGAATCCCGGTGAGTTTCACGTTGTCATGGGGCCGAATGGCTCTGGGAAATCAACGCTGGCCCTCACAATAGCGGGTCATCCAAGGTACTCCGTGGAGAGTGGAAGGATACTCTTCGACGGGGAGGATATAACCGGCCTTGGCCCCGACGAGAGGGCCAAGAGGGGAATAATGCTGGCCTTCCAGCACCCTCACGAGGTAGAGGGCGTTAGGATCATCGAGTTCCTTCAGCAGGTTCTGGTTGAGACGAAGGGCGTTGATCCCGTAGAGGCCTACGACAGGATAGTCAAAAAGGCGGAGGAGCTGTGGTTCCGGGAGGAGGACCTTCACCGCTACGTTAACGTTGGCTTCTCCGGTGGCGAGAGGAAACGGCTTGAGCTCCTCCAGGCGCTCCTCATAGAACCGAAGCTTCTCATCCTCGACGAGCCCGACAGCGGCGTCGACGTTGACTCCCTGAGTGTCATCAGCAGAAAGATAGAGGAGCTACACCAGCGCGGCACGGCCGTGCTCCTCATCACCCACTACGGCAGGATACTCGGACACCTAGATAGGGAGAAGCTCAGGGTCCACGTCATGAAGGACGGCAGGATAGTGAAGACCGGAAGCGGTAAGCTGGTGGAGAGAATAGAGAGCGAGGGCTTCAGCAGGATATTCGAGGAGGTGGGAGAATGA
- a CDS encoding SUF-like minimal system protein SmsB, whose amino-acid sequence MTETITIKDAKAIIENQIEELSKRNKEPEWMTRIRYKALEAFEKAPHRDPVISEEELLHFIAKPEIEGVPSHIESLDDLPPEMKALLDRLGISEVEQKYIAGLAVQTDTGVIYNEFLREWEKKGLIVLPTEEAVRKYPDIVREHFLRLFRVDESKLTAYHTAVWNGGIFLYVKEGLKVPFPLHLFFLIQESALAQAPHIIIIAEPNSEFHLIEGCTAPILLKHSLHLDMTEAYFHDGAKGQLTVLQNWPEYVHTRPMTRARIGKGARFINTTVTLGSGKSNIGDPRYWVAENGYVELNGILLGQKDFYVDLGGRMYLQGKGSAGINASKAVIMDESTVITRGIIQAEAPKTKGHISCDALLMSDKATMETYPGLISKVDDAQLSHEAAIGKIREEELFYLMSRGLDEEKATQLIVKGFLEPMLKDIPMEFLVEIRKIIELAVSGGM is encoded by the coding sequence ATGACCGAAACCATAACAATCAAAGATGCCAAGGCAATAATCGAGAATCAGATTGAAGAGCTTTCAAAGAGGAACAAAGAACCGGAGTGGATGACAAGGATAAGGTACAAGGCACTGGAAGCCTTTGAGAAAGCTCCCCACAGGGATCCCGTTATAAGCGAGGAGGAGCTGCTCCACTTCATAGCGAAGCCCGAGATAGAGGGCGTTCCCTCTCACATAGAGAGCCTCGATGACCTACCTCCAGAGATGAAGGCCCTCCTCGACAGACTCGGTATCAGTGAGGTCGAGCAGAAGTACATAGCCGGTCTGGCGGTTCAGACGGACACCGGGGTCATCTACAACGAGTTCCTCAGGGAGTGGGAAAAGAAGGGGCTCATCGTTCTCCCAACAGAGGAGGCGGTAAGAAAGTACCCGGACATCGTTAGAGAGCACTTCCTCAGGCTCTTCCGCGTTGACGAGAGCAAGCTGACGGCCTACCACACTGCCGTCTGGAACGGTGGAATCTTCCTCTACGTCAAGGAGGGCCTTAAAGTCCCGTTCCCGCTGCACTTGTTCTTCCTCATCCAGGAGAGTGCACTGGCCCAGGCGCCGCACATTATCATAATAGCCGAGCCGAACAGCGAGTTCCACCTCATCGAGGGCTGTACTGCACCGATTCTGCTCAAGCACTCTTTACATCTTGACATGACCGAGGCCTACTTCCACGATGGTGCGAAGGGTCAACTGACGGTTCTCCAGAACTGGCCGGAGTACGTTCACACGAGGCCGATGACGAGGGCGAGGATAGGAAAGGGCGCGAGATTCATCAACACCACCGTTACCCTTGGCTCCGGAAAGAGCAACATAGGCGATCCGAGGTACTGGGTAGCGGAGAACGGTTACGTTGAGCTGAACGGCATTCTTCTCGGCCAGAAGGATTTCTACGTTGATTTGGGTGGAAGGATGTACCTCCAGGGCAAAGGTTCGGCTGGAATAAACGCGAGCAAAGCCGTCATAATGGACGAAAGCACGGTGATAACGAGGGGAATAATCCAGGCCGAGGCGCCGAAGACCAAAGGGCACATAAGCTGTGACGCGTTGCTGATGAGCGACAAAGCCACGATGGAAACTTACCCGGGACTGATAAGCAAGGTCGATGACGCCCAGCTCAGCCACGAGGCAGCTATCGGCAAGATACGCGAGGAAGAGCTGTTCTACCTGATGAGCCGTGGACTGGATGAAGAAAAAGCGACCCAGCTCATAGTCAAGGGCTTTCTCGAACCGATGCTCAAGGACATTCCGATGGAGTTCCTCGTGGAGATACGGAAGATAATCGAGTTAGCGGTCAGCGGGGGCATGTGA
- a CDS encoding hydrogenase maturation protease → MRTLILALGNELMKDDGVGLKAGRILAKKGYNVLDVGTDIFMLSAHYNGEERLIIIDAILSEKFQPGKIIHLAGKDVFEKLKGEIRSAHFIGAIDGLKLLMAMDERLAKADIHFIGVVAREIDLGMGLTEEVEKALPRVVELVEELCKE, encoded by the coding sequence ATGAGAACGCTCATCTTAGCCCTCGGCAACGAGCTGATGAAGGACGATGGAGTCGGACTGAAGGCCGGCAGAATACTCGCGAAAAAGGGCTACAACGTTCTCGACGTTGGCACGGACATATTCATGCTCTCCGCCCATTACAATGGGGAGGAAAGGCTGATAATCATCGACGCGATTCTGAGTGAAAAGTTTCAGCCGGGAAAGATAATTCACCTCGCAGGTAAAGATGTCTTCGAGAAGCTGAAGGGGGAGATAAGGAGCGCCCACTTCATTGGGGCCATAGACGGGCTTAAGCTTCTGATGGCGATGGACGAGCGCCTTGCTAAAGCGGATATACACTTCATCGGCGTCGTTGCCAGGGAGATAGACCTCGGAATGGGGCTCACCGAGGAAGTTGAAAAGGCCCTGCCAAGGGTCGTCGAGCTGGTTGAAGAACTCTGCAAAGAATGA
- a CDS encoding type II toxin-antitoxin system VapC family toxin: protein MKDLLIDSSLIVEYFKGNERAVELFESFENEDLALYITETVSSEVTYLLLGYFSKLAPRTIKGKKGKLPSEIQVVFKALRSFGFVESSQRTLFKAMELIEKYAMLPNDALILATCIEHGFALATLDEDFFEPAKKEGVELVTG from the coding sequence ATGAAGGATTTACTTATTGACAGCTCTCTCATTGTGGAGTACTTCAAAGGCAACGAGCGGGCGGTTGAACTCTTTGAGTCCTTCGAGAACGAAGACCTTGCTCTTTACATAACCGAAACAGTGTCTAGTGAGGTCACGTATCTTCTCCTTGGCTACTTCTCGAAGCTTGCACCTCGAACCATCAAAGGCAAAAAAGGCAAACTGCCGTCGGAGATTCAGGTCGTTTTCAAAGCTCTGAGAAGCTTTGGATTTGTTGAGTCATCGCAAAGGACGCTCTTCAAGGCTATGGAGCTCATCGAGAAGTACGCCATGCTGCCCAACGACGCTCTAATTTTAGCCACCTGCATAGAACATGGCTTTGCCCTGGCAACCCTCGATGAGGACTTCTTCGAGCCGGCAAAGAAGGAAGGGGTTGAACTCGTAACGGGGTGA
- the hydA gene encoding NADPH-dependent hydrogenase/sulfhydrogenase 1 subunit alpha: MKNLYLPITVDHIARVEGKGGVEIVVGDDGVKEVKLNIIEGPRFFEAITVGKKLEEALAVYPRICSFCSAAHKLTAVEAAEKAVGFEPREEIQALREVLYIGDMIESHALHLYLLVLPDYLGYSNPLKMVDEYKKEIGIALELKNLGSWMMDELGSRAIHQENAVLGGFGKLPDKATLELMKKRLSEALPKAEYTFELFAKLEQYAEVEGPIIHMAVKPRGDVYGIYGDAISVSDGFEFPSEDYKKYMVERVVEHSFAKHSFYRERPFMTGAISRVVNHANKLYGRAKELYESHRDLLRPTNPFANNLAQALELVYFTERAIDLIDEALAKWPIRPRDEVVLKDGFGVSTTEAPRGILVYALEVKDGRVAYADIITPTAFNLAMMEVHVRMMAEKHYNEDPERLKYLTEMVVRAYDPCISCSVHVAKL, from the coding sequence ATGAAGAACCTCTACCTTCCCATCACCGTTGATCACATAGCGCGCGTTGAGGGCAAGGGCGGCGTTGAGATAGTCGTTGGAGACGATGGTGTTAAGGAAGTCAAGCTCAACATCATAGAGGGTCCGAGGTTCTTTGAGGCCATAACGGTGGGCAAGAAGCTCGAAGAGGCGTTAGCCGTCTACCCAAGGATATGCTCCTTCTGTTCGGCTGCCCACAAGCTCACAGCGGTGGAAGCCGCTGAAAAGGCTGTTGGCTTTGAACCGCGCGAGGAGATCCAAGCGCTCAGGGAGGTCCTCTACATCGGCGACATGATAGAGAGCCACGCCCTGCACCTTTACCTCCTAGTCCTTCCGGACTACCTCGGCTACTCCAACCCGCTCAAGATGGTGGACGAGTACAAGAAGGAGATAGGCATAGCCCTGGAGCTTAAGAACCTCGGAAGCTGGATGATGGACGAGCTTGGAAGCAGGGCGATACATCAGGAGAACGCGGTACTCGGAGGCTTTGGAAAACTTCCGGACAAGGCCACCCTTGAGCTTATGAAGAAGCGCCTCAGCGAGGCACTACCCAAGGCTGAGTACACCTTCGAGCTCTTCGCAAAGCTTGAGCAGTACGCTGAAGTCGAGGGGCCGATAATCCACATGGCTGTGAAACCGAGGGGAGACGTCTACGGCATATATGGCGACGCCATAAGCGTCAGCGACGGCTTCGAGTTCCCGAGCGAGGACTACAAGAAGTACATGGTCGAGCGCGTTGTGGAGCACAGCTTCGCCAAGCACTCTTTCTATCGCGAGAGGCCCTTCATGACCGGAGCCATATCCCGCGTCGTCAACCACGCTAACAAGCTCTACGGAAGGGCGAAAGAGCTCTACGAGAGCCACAGGGATCTGCTCAGGCCAACCAACCCCTTCGCCAACAACCTGGCCCAGGCCCTTGAGCTGGTTTACTTCACCGAGAGGGCTATCGATTTGATAGACGAAGCCCTCGCGAAGTGGCCGATACGGCCCAGGGACGAGGTTGTCCTGAAAGACGGCTTCGGCGTCTCAACGACGGAGGCACCGCGTGGAATCCTCGTCTATGCCCTCGAGGTCAAGGACGGAAGAGTAGCTTATGCGGACATCATAACTCCCACAGCGTTTAACCTCGCCATGATGGAGGTCCACGTCAGGATGATGGCGGAGAAGCACTACAACGAAGACCCGGAGAGGCTCAAGTACCTCACCGAGATGGTGGTAAGGGCCTACGACCCGTGCATCTCCTGTTCGGTGCACGTTGCTAAGCTTTGA
- the hydD gene encoding NADPH-dependent hydrogenase/sulfhydrogenase 1 subunit delta, with translation MEGKVRIGFYALTSCYGCQLQLAMMDELLQLLPHAEIVCWFMVERDSYEDEPVDIAFIEGSVSTEEEVELVKKIRENAKIVVAVGSCAVHGGVQSWEKDKSLEELWKTVYGDGKVKFEPKMAEPVENYIKVDYRIYGCPPEKRDFLYALGTFLVGSWPEDIDYPVCVECRLKGHPCILIEKGEPCLGPITRAGCDARCPGFGVACIGCRGAIGYDVAWFDSLARTFKEKGISKEEILQRMKMFNAHNPKLEEMVEKIFQGVEE, from the coding sequence ATGGAAGGAAAGGTCAGAATTGGGTTTTACGCTCTCACCTCATGCTACGGCTGTCAGCTCCAGCTGGCCATGATGGATGAGCTCCTTCAGCTGCTTCCGCACGCTGAAATCGTCTGCTGGTTCATGGTCGAGAGGGACAGCTACGAGGACGAGCCGGTGGACATAGCCTTCATCGAGGGAAGCGTCTCCACCGAGGAGGAGGTCGAGCTTGTCAAGAAGATACGCGAGAACGCGAAAATCGTTGTGGCCGTTGGCTCCTGTGCAGTCCACGGCGGTGTGCAGAGCTGGGAGAAAGACAAGAGCCTTGAGGAGCTCTGGAAGACCGTCTACGGCGACGGGAAGGTCAAGTTCGAGCCGAAGATGGCCGAGCCGGTGGAGAACTACATCAAGGTTGACTACCGCATCTACGGGTGCCCTCCTGAAAAGCGGGACTTCCTCTACGCGCTCGGCACGTTCCTTGTCGGCTCTTGGCCAGAGGACATAGATTACCCGGTCTGCGTCGAGTGCAGGCTGAAGGGGCACCCGTGCATACTCATCGAGAAGGGCGAGCCGTGCCTCGGGCCGATAACGAGGGCTGGTTGCGACGCTCGCTGTCCCGGCTTTGGCGTGGCGTGCATCGGTTGCAGGGGAGCTATAGGCTACGACGTTGCCTGGTTCGACTCACTCGCCAGGACGTTCAAGGAGAAGGGAATCAGCAAGGAGGAGATACTCCAGCGCATGAAGATGTTCAACGCCCACAACCCGAAGCTCGAGGAAATGGTTGAGAAGATATTCCAGGGGGTGGAAGAATGA